In Nitrosococcus halophilus Nc 4, the genomic stretch AGATAATGATGGAGAAAAACTAGTGATAAATCCAGCTATAAAAGCACAAGTAATTGCCGGTATTCCAATAGTTTTTTTTAAATATTGATTTTCGTTTTCTATTTTTGCTAATGATAACAGGTGTAAACGTGCCTGTTTTACTCTTTTCTCTGGAGTTAAATATTTTCTCATTGTTTTATTTTTGAATTTCCAATGAAAATTAATATGATGCCAAAAAATATTGCTATAATTCCAGTAATTAATATAGCTGCAGGTACTGAAATTAGATCACTTAATGCCAAGCCAATGGATATTAGGATTAAAACAAACGCCCCCGCCAAGAAGAACATTCCAACTAGAAAAAAAGCTAAAGCAACAAAAAAATAAAAAAGATTTATTTTTGATTGTTGCAATTCAGCTTTGATTAATTCAATCGTAGCGAATAAAACTTTAACGAGTACAGTCACGATTTATTTTTGTGAAAATAGTTTTCCTGCTACTAAACCAACTAAAAAAGCGATGGCCAGGCTTGCAAGAGGGTGTTTCTCAATCTCATCTTGTGCTGATTCGGCTGTCTGTTCTCCAGTTTTTCGAGCTGAGATATAAGCTTGATTTAATTTCTCCATCATTTCATCTAATTCTTGTTCAGCTTTTGTTTTGGTCGCTTTGGCTGTGCTTTGACCAAGGTTCTTAACTGCTGAAAGTAGACTTCCCATGTCTTCACGAAGTTGGCTAAGCTCTTCTCTCAGCTCCTCAATTTCTTTTTTGGGTGCATTATCCGCCATTTGTAAAATGCCTCTATTTAAATAAAAATATTATTATTTCAATTAGTTATATTTGGTTGTGGGTAAAAACTCTAAAATCACTGTGAAAATTGCTTATATTGAATAATAGCTTATCACGTAAACGAAAGAAATCTAGATTACTTTTTTATTACTTAAATTAAGATAATACCCGTTGTTGTTTTTTTTGGCATAATTATTGCCTTAATATTGCAGTCTAAGATCACAAAAAGTGGGTATATCCCCTAGATTATCAATTAAGAAGTTTTTATACGGTAGGTTTATGGAATATTTACCCAATGAGGGTGAAAAAACTACAAAAGGAACTAGGATCGATGACTTAGTTTCTGCCAACTCATCTCTCTTTATTCTACTTAATCCTGTCGCTGGGAGTTGTAAAGCTGAATTGGTCAAGAAAATTTTGAAGCAACAATGTGCTCTGTTTAATACA encodes the following:
- a CDS encoding phage holin family protein; protein product: MTVLVKVLFATIELIKAELQQSKINLFYFFVALAFFLVGMFFLAGAFVLILISIGLALSDLISVPAAILITGIIAIFFGIILIFIGNSKIKQ
- a CDS encoding DUF883 family protein, which produces MADNAPKKEIEELREELSQLREDMGSLLSAVKNLGQSTAKATKTKAEQELDEMMEKLNQAYISARKTGEQTAESAQDEIEKHPLASLAIAFLVGLVAGKLFSQK